Sequence from the Pseudomonas sp. LS.1a genome:
GCTTGCTCAACCTGCTGTACCCCAGCGATGTGCCGGGGGCGCGCCAGGTACTGGCCGAACTGGGCCTGGCCGACAAACTGTTCGTGCAGTGCGGGCAATTGTCCGGTGGCCAGTTGCAGCGGGTGGGAATTGCCCGGGCGCTCTACCAGCGGCCGCAGGTGCTGTTGACCGACGAGCCGGTGTCGGCCATGGACCCGGTGCTGGCCGACCATAGCCTGGCCTTGCTCAACCGCCACGCCCAGGCCAATGGCGTGACCCTGGTGGCGAGCCTGCATGCCGTGGACCTGGCGCTTGCGCACTTCCCGCGGGTAATTGGTATCCGCGAAGGGCAAGTGGTGTTCGACTGCCCGGCGCAAGCGGTGACCGAACAGTTGCTGGATGCGCTGTACGCCAACGAACAACTGGCTTCACCGCCAAGCCAGGGGCCGACCCTGACCGTGCAGATTCCGCGATGCTGAAGCTTGATGCCCGCGACCCGGCGCTGCTGCCGCGGTTGCTGCTGACCCTGCTGGCGGTGGCAGTGCTGTGGCCTGGCGTCCGGTTGAGCGAACTGAACCCCGGGGTACTGCTGCAGGCGCAGAACCGCCAGCAGATCGCCAGTTTCACCAGTGCCTTCTGGCCGCCAGCACACGATGCCGACTTCCTTTCGCTGCTGTATGACGCCACCTTGCAGACCCTGGCCGTGGCCACGGCCGGCATGGCGTTGGCGTTGCTGCTGGCGGTTCCTGCCGGCCTGCTGGCCAGCCGTGCCCTGTCGTTGCGCGCCGCCTCCCATGGTGGTCGCGCAGGGTTGTGGTCGCGCCTGCTGCGCCTGCCGGTGCGCTGGTTGCTGATTTTCCTGCGCAGTGTGCCGGAAATCGTCTGGGCGTTGCTGTTCGTGCGGGCCGTGGGGCTGGGGCCGACGGCGGGCGTGCTGGCCATCGCCATCACCTACAGCGGCATGCTCGGCAAGGTCTATGCCGAGATCTTCGAGTCGGTCGACCAGCGCCCGGCCCATGCCTTGCTGCAGGCGGGTAGTGGCCGCCTGGCTGCGTTTCTCTACGGCATCCTGCCCAGTGCGGTGTCCGAGGTGGTGTCCTACACCGTGTACCGCTGGGAGTGCGCAGTACGCGCCTCGGTGGTGATGGGCTTTGTCGGTGCTGGCGGGCTGGGGCAGCAGATCGACCTGTCGATGCGCATGTTCGCGGGTGCGGAAGTGGCGAGCATGCTGCTGACGTTCCTGGTCCTGGTGATGCTGGCCGACCTGCTCAGCCGCTTCCTGCGCTGGAGGCTGGCATGAACCGGGTGATCAACTTGCTGGTGCTAGGCGCCATCGTTGCTGCTGTGATGGCCTCGTTCGCCTACCTGGAGCTGGACTTGCAGGCGCTGGTCGGCAACGGCGGGCCGGGGCAGATGGGGGAATATGCCGGGCGTTTCCTGCACCCGGACCTGTCTGCCGGGCACCTGCGCGCGGTTGCGCACGGGGCGCTGGAAACCTTGGCCATGTCAGGCCTGGGCACCCTGTTGGCCATGGTGTTGGGCATGCTGTTGGCGCTGCCGGCTGCTGGCCGGTTCGGTTGGCCGTTGCAGGCCTGCGCGCGGCTGCTGCTGAATGCCCTGCGGGCCATCCCGGAACTGGTGTGGGCCGCGCTGACGGTGCTGGCAGCCGGGCTTGGGCCGAATGCCGGTACCCTGGCCTTGGCGCTGCATACCGCTGGCGTGCTGGGGCGGTTGTTTGCCGAAGCGCTGGAGAACGCACCGCCGGAGCCGGCGGCGGCCATCCGCTTGCAGGGCGGCAGCCAGGTAGCGGCATTCTTCTTTGGCACCTTGCCCAATCTGTGGCCGCAGCTGTTGGCTTACAGCCTGTATCGCTGGGAGAACAACATCCGCATGGCCAGCGTGCTGGGGTTTGTCGGGGCTGGCGGGTTGGGGCAGATGCTGTACACCACCTTGAGCCTGTTCCAGGAGGCCCAGGCCAGCACGGTGATCATGGGGATGCTGGTGCTGGTGTTGTTGGTGGATGCATTGAGTGATGTGTTGCGCCAGCGCTATGTGCGGGCCTGATCGATAGCCGGGGCCGCAACGCAGCCCCAAAATCGATCAGGCACCACCAACTTCGGCACACTGCGCCTCCCGCTGCATCGACTCCAGGTTCCGCTCGATCGTCTCGCAAATGCTGTCCATCTGGATCTGGTGCTCACTGAACCTGAACGGGCTCTGCAAATCTGTCCCGATCCGCTCGATGGCCAGCAGCATGAAGCCCACCACCGTCGAAGCCAGCGGCGTGAACCAGCCCAGCGACTCCACCAGCCCCACCGGCACGATCAGGCAGAACAGGGTGATGAACAGCCGCGGAAAGTACACATAAGGGTAGGGCAGCGGCGTATTGGCGATCCGCTCCATGCCACCCTGGGCATTGGACAGGTCTACCAGCGTCGATTCCAGCCTTGCCAGGCGAATGCTGTCCAGCCGCCCGGCCTGGTACTCCCGCGCCAGCAACGCCGCCGAACCACTCAGAATGTCGTTGGCGAAGTTGTTCGAGCGGTTGCGCCGCTCGAATTCCGCCGGCGGAATGAACGCCATCAGTTCATCCGGGCAGCGCTCACCCTTCAAGTGCGCCGCCAGGCAGTTCACATAGGCGATATGCCGGCGCAACAGGGTAGCCTTGACCGGGTTGAGGCCATCATCCGGGTTATCGATCAGGGTCAGTGCCTGCCGCGCGAAGCTGCGCGAACTGTTGACCAGCGCCCCCCACAAGGTGCGCGCCTCCCACCAGCGGTTGTAGGCGCTGCTGTTGCGAAAGCTCACCAGCACCACCAGCGCCGAGCCCAGCAAGGTCAACGGGATCAGCGGCAGGGTGAACTTGCTGTTGAAGAACAGCATGAAATCGATGGTGACCAGCACATCCCAGATCAGCAGCCAGAACAGCGACCAGCCGATGTAGCCGATGGTTTTCACGGCCAGGCGGTACTTGCGGACAATGATGCCTTTCACGCGGGCTACCTCGAAAATTGGCAGATGCAGGATCCGACGTCGAGGCAGGGCGAAGGTTCGGTGTGTGATTGTTGCAAGGGATTTTGGATCTTCTCGCCCAGCCCCATGCAGTGCCTCGCTGACTCAGCCGGGTTGGATCAACACCTGTTTCATCTGCACCAATGCCACCCGCGAGCCATCCCACGCTTGCCGTTCCTCGATGCCGAACGGCACGAAGCCCAGCTGTGGATAAAGCAGCAGGCCCGCTGTGTTGTGGTTGAAGCACGACACCCATACCTCCCGCGCTGCGAACTGTTGGCGGGCCAGTTCGATCATGGCAGTGACCAGGTAGCGCGCTACGCCCTGGCCGCGTGCGGCCTGGGCCACGACCACGTTGCCCAGGGCGCACACGCCGCCGTGTTCGGCCTTGTAGAAGTTGGCGAATGCCAGCACCGTGCCGTTGCCTTCCACCACCGTGGAGCCGCTGCGCTGGGCGATGGCATCGTTCAGCTGGGCGGGGGAGAGCGGGTAGCTGGCTTTGGGGAACATGTAGAACAGTTCGGCCGGGCTTTGCGGGAAGCTGCAGATTCCAGGGATATCGTCGGGCCGTACGGGGCGGTGGGTCAGGTGCATGGCAAGTCCTTGTGTGCTGCTGGTCGGGCCACTTCGCGGGCAAGCCCGCTCCCCACAAGGGGCGGGGCAGTATCGGTGTGGGCGGGCGTGCCCGCGAAGTCATATTCTGCCCCGCCACGGGTCAATGCTCACTATTTATGAAACCACTTCCCCCTTGGTCGGGGTCGCGTTTCGCATCAGCTCTTTGCGCAATTTACCGGGGGACATGCCGAAGAGGTTCTGGAAATGCCGAATGAAATGGGGAGCATCGGCAAAACCGCATTCGAAAGCGATTTCTCCGATATGTCGATCCGAGCTGATGAGCAGCCAGCGGCCAAACCTGAGTCGAACCTGGCGATAGAACTGGGCCGGGGTGCTACTGGTTTCGGCGACAAACAGCCGCTCCAGTTGCCGTTTACTGGTACCGACAAGGTTCGCGATCGCATCGATATCCAAAGGCTCGGTCATGTGCTTTTCCATCAGCATCACGGCTTCATGCAGGCGCCTGTTCGAAGAGCTGGCGTAGCCAAGTGCCTTGCGCCGATCGACGAAACTGCCAGAGCTGCTTTTCGCGACGGTCATCTGGTGCACGACCTTGCCGGCGCGATCCGGGCCGCAATGCATCCCGATAAGATGGATGGCCAACTCAATCACCGAGATGCCACCTGCGCAGGTGATCCGATCCTTGTCGATCAGGAAGTCACTGTTGCTGACAAAGCGCAATCGCGGGAACAGGCGTTTCCAGTCATCGCAATGGTAGGCATGCACGCAGGCAGTACGCCCCTCCATCAGGCCATGTCGCGCGAGCACGAAGCTGCCTGTGCATAGGCCGATCAATGGAACGTCAGCGGCGGCTGCCTGATGCAGGAATGCCGGATAAGTCTTCGGCGCTGCCTCCAGGTAATCCAGTAGCCCGCCAATCACCACGATGTAATCAAATTGATGAGGGTCGGTGAGTTCACTGTCGATGGGTACATCAAGCCCGCAACTGGAAATGACTCTTTGCCCGGGGGTACCGAGGACTTTCCATTGGCATCGTATCGGGCGGCTCTGATCGCCCGTATCGGCAGCATGTCGCAACGCATCGGTCAGCCCCGAGAGTGACAGCAAGGGGAAGCGCGGCCATAGCACGATACCTATGGACAACTCAGTGGCGCCGCGTCGGCTTGGCGGATGTCGTGCCTGACCCTGGTCAAGCGCTTCCACGAGGCTTGCGCTGGAGGCGTTGGGCAGTGCATCTCCGAAATGTCGCAAATATTCAATCATTCCTGCAAACCATCCAACAAGTTATGCCGCTGATCACCATACGATGAGCGCCTGCCCAACACCATGCTGTTCATAGAAAAACAATCAGGGAGCACGTGATGAAGAAGCCCAACGTTCAACGGTTTGCCGGTATCTATGCGGGTTTGCTGGTATCCATGCTGGCTTCGCTACCGGCATTCGCACTGGAAACGGTAGAGCCGGGAAGCCTGACCGTCGCGTTCACCGGGGACATGCCGGGGACCGGTTATCAGGACAGCCGGATGGTCGGCTACGATGGTGAAATCCTTCAACAAATCGCTGAGAAGCTGGGTTTGAAGGTCAAGCCGGCCTTGATGGACTGGGCCAGCACCATTGCCTCGGTACAAGCCAATCGCGTGGATGTCATGGCCGGCACCATGGGCTGGACCGAGCAGCGCGCGAAGATCATGACCGTGAGCGACCCGATTCACTATTTCAAGAACGGCATCACCCAGACCGACAAGACCAACTGGAGCAGCCTCAAGGATTTGCAGGGCAAGAAGGTCGGCACTATCACGGGTTTCTCGTTCATTCCCGAGATGCGCAAGATCGAAGGCTTGCAAGTCGCGCTGTACGACACCTCCGATGCCGCAGTGCGCGATCTGCTCGCCGGGCGTATCGATGCAGTGATTGGCGATCCGCCGGTCATGCAATACGCCATTTTCCGCAATCAGCAATGGCACCTGCGTTTCAACGCCTTCACTGACAACGACCCTGATTTTCCGCTGCTGACGGGCCTGGGGCAGGTGGTGTACGGCTTCAATAAAGAGGCAAGCCCGCAGCTTGTGGCTGCCGTGAACGAGCAGATCCAGACCCTCTGGAAAAGCTGCGAAATGCGCAAGATCGGTGCCCGCTACGGCTTGTCCCAGGATGTCTGGTATGTGCCGGAAGGCAAGAACCTGAGGCTGAGTGTCGACCGCCCGGCGGACTGGCAACTGCCTGGTTGCAAGTAAGCGCTTGAGCGGATGAATCGGCCTTTGCCGGTTCCATCGCCGTACCTATAACAATAAAGAGGTTAACCAAGATGTCGACCCCGTCCGAACCTGCGCTGCTGCGCGTGCATGACCTGCATAAAAGCTATGGTGAGCTGGAGGTGCTCAAGGGCATCAACCTGGAGTTGAAAGCCGGCGAAACCCTGTCGTTGATCGGCCCCAGCGGGTCGGGAAAGTCGACTTGCCTGCGTTGCATCAATTACCTGGAAAAACCCACCCGAGGCGATATCTGGCTGGGTGACGAGTTGATCGGGCAGGTCAAGGATGGCAAACGCATACGCCTGATGAGTGATCGGGAAATGGCCCCACAGCGACGCGAGATCGCCATGGTGTTCCAGCTTTTCTACCTCTGGCCACATCTGAATGTGCGCGACAACGTCGCGCTGGGGCCGATAAAGGCACAAGGCATGCCGCGCAAGCAGGCCTACGAGCTGGCTGATGCCATGCTGGAAAAGGTCCACCTGCGACACAAGGCCGAGGTCTATCCCGAGCAGTTGTCCGGCGGACAACAACA
This genomic interval carries:
- a CDS encoding phosphonate ABC transporter ATP-binding protein codes for the protein MAIHLHGAGLRHGQVRALDAVSLRIGEGERVAIIGPSGAGKSSLLHLMATAIQPSSGRLELLGEQPWALSARARQRLRARVGLVHQAPPLPPRQRVVTAVLAGRLGQWGMLRGLLNLLYPSDVPGARQVLAELGLADKLFVQCGQLSGGQLQRVGIARALYQRPQVLLTDEPVSAMDPVLADHSLALLNRHAQANGVTLVASLHAVDLALAHFPRVIGIREGQVVFDCPAQAVTEQLLDALYANEQLASPPSQGPTLTVQIPRC
- a CDS encoding PhnE/PtxC family ABC transporter permease: MLKLDARDPALLPRLLLTLLAVAVLWPGVRLSELNPGVLLQAQNRQQIASFTSAFWPPAHDADFLSLLYDATLQTLAVATAGMALALLLAVPAGLLASRALSLRAASHGGRAGLWSRLLRLPVRWLLIFLRSVPEIVWALLFVRAVGLGPTAGVLAIAITYSGMLGKVYAEIFESVDQRPAHALLQAGSGRLAAFLYGILPSAVSEVVSYTVYRWECAVRASVVMGFVGAGGLGQQIDLSMRMFAGAEVASMLLTFLVLVMLADLLSRFLRWRLA
- the phnE gene encoding phosphonate ABC transporter, permease protein PhnE translates to MNRVINLLVLGAIVAAVMASFAYLELDLQALVGNGGPGQMGEYAGRFLHPDLSAGHLRAVAHGALETLAMSGLGTLLAMVLGMLLALPAAGRFGWPLQACARLLLNALRAIPELVWAALTVLAAGLGPNAGTLALALHTAGVLGRLFAEALENAPPEPAAAIRLQGGSQVAAFFFGTLPNLWPQLLAYSLYRWENNIRMASVLGFVGAGGLGQMLYTTLSLFQEAQASTVIMGMLVLVLLVDALSDVLRQRYVRA
- a CDS encoding bestrophin family protein, with protein sequence MKGIIVRKYRLAVKTIGYIGWSLFWLLIWDVLVTIDFMLFFNSKFTLPLIPLTLLGSALVVLVSFRNSSAYNRWWEARTLWGALVNSSRSFARQALTLIDNPDDGLNPVKATLLRRHIAYVNCLAAHLKGERCPDELMAFIPPAEFERRNRSNNFANDILSGSAALLAREYQAGRLDSIRLARLESTLVDLSNAQGGMERIANTPLPYPYVYFPRLFITLFCLIVPVGLVESLGWFTPLASTVVGFMLLAIERIGTDLQSPFRFSEHQIQMDSICETIERNLESMQREAQCAEVGGA
- a CDS encoding GNAT family N-acetyltransferase, with translation MHLTHRPVRPDDIPGICSFPQSPAELFYMFPKASYPLSPAQLNDAIAQRSGSTVVEGNGTVLAFANFYKAEHGGVCALGNVVVAQAARGQGVARYLVTAMIELARQQFAAREVWVSCFNHNTAGLLLYPQLGFVPFGIEERQAWDGSRVALVQMKQVLIQPG
- a CDS encoding GlxA family transcriptional regulator gives rise to the protein MIEYLRHFGDALPNASSASLVEALDQGQARHPPSRRGATELSIGIVLWPRFPLLSLSGLTDALRHAADTGDQSRPIRCQWKVLGTPGQRVISSCGLDVPIDSELTDPHQFDYIVVIGGLLDYLEAAPKTYPAFLHQAAAADVPLIGLCTGSFVLARHGLMEGRTACVHAYHCDDWKRLFPRLRFVSNSDFLIDKDRITCAGGISVIELAIHLIGMHCGPDRAGKVVHQMTVAKSSSGSFVDRRKALGYASSSNRRLHEAVMLMEKHMTEPLDIDAIANLVGTSKRQLERLFVAETSSTPAQFYRQVRLRFGRWLLISSDRHIGEIAFECGFADAPHFIRHFQNLFGMSPGKLRKELMRNATPTKGEVVS
- a CDS encoding ABC transporter substrate-binding protein, with protein sequence MKKPNVQRFAGIYAGLLVSMLASLPAFALETVEPGSLTVAFTGDMPGTGYQDSRMVGYDGEILQQIAEKLGLKVKPALMDWASTIASVQANRVDVMAGTMGWTEQRAKIMTVSDPIHYFKNGITQTDKTNWSSLKDLQGKKVGTITGFSFIPEMRKIEGLQVALYDTSDAAVRDLLAGRIDAVIGDPPVMQYAIFRNQQWHLRFNAFTDNDPDFPLLTGLGQVVYGFNKEASPQLVAAVNEQIQTLWKSCEMRKIGARYGLSQDVWYVPEGKNLRLSVDRPADWQLPGCK
- a CDS encoding amino acid ABC transporter ATP-binding protein — encoded protein: MSTPSEPALLRVHDLHKSYGELEVLKGINLELKAGETLSLIGPSGSGKSTCLRCINYLEKPTRGDIWLGDELIGQVKDGKRIRLMSDREMAPQRREIAMVFQLFYLWPHLNVRDNVALGPIKAQGMPRKQAYELADAMLEKVHLRHKAEVYPEQLSGGQQQRVAIARALAQQPKVILFDEPTSALDPELVGEVLAVIRELAQEGRTMIMVTHEVRFARDVADRVIFMDGGHIVEQGPSAQVIDSPRHERTRSFLGRMAMEGA